The following coding sequences lie in one Lacerta agilis isolate rLacAgi1 chromosome 4, rLacAgi1.pri, whole genome shotgun sequence genomic window:
- the RDX gene encoding radixin isoform X1 — MPKPINVRVTTMDAELEFAIQPNTTGKQLFDQVVKTVGLREVWFFGLQYVDSKGYSTWLKLNKKVTQQDVRKENPLQFKFRAKFFPEDVSEELIQEITQRLFFLQVKEAILNDEIYCPPETAVLLASYAVQAKYGDYNKEIHKLGYLANDRLLPQRVLEQHKLTKEQWEERIQNWHEEHRGMLREDSMMEYLKIAQDLEMYGVNYFEIKNKKGTELWLGVDALGLNIYEHDDKLTPKIGFPWSEIRNISFNDKKFVIKPIDKKAPDFVFYAPRLRINKRILALCMGNHELYMRRRKPDTIEVQQMKAQAREEKHQKQMERAQLENEKRKREIAEKEKERIEREKEELMERLRQIEEQTMKAQKELEEQTRRALELDQERKKAKEEAERLEKDRRAAEEAKAALAKQAADQMKNQEQLAAELAEFTAKIALLEEAKKKKEEEASEWQHKAFAAQEDLEKTKEELKTVMSAPPPPPPPPPPVIPPTENEHDEQDENNAEASAELASDGVVNHRSEEERVTETQKNERVKKQLQALSSELAQARDDTKKTQNDVLHAENVKAGRDKYKTLRQIRQGNTKQRIDEFEAM, encoded by the exons atgcCGAAACCA ATTAATGTAAGAGTCACCACAATGGATGCAGAGCTGGAGTTTGCCATCCAGCCCAACACAACAGGAAAACAGCTTTTTGATCAG gttGTAAAAACAGTTGGCCTACGGGAAGTTtggttttttggactacagtatGTAGACAGCAAAGGATACTCAACTTGGTTGAAGTTGAACAAAAAG GTAACACAGCAAGATGTAAGGAAAGAAAATCCTCTTCAGTTCAAATTCAGGGCAAAGTTTTTTCCTGAGGATGTGTCTGAAGAGTTGATTcaagaaataacccagagactgTTTTTTCTGCAAGTAAAAGAAGCCATTTTAAATGATGAAATCTATTGTCCTCCTGAAACTGCTGTTCTGCTAGCTTCTTATGCTGTTCAAGCCAAGTATGGAGATTACAATAAAGAGATACATAAGCTAGGATATTTGGCCAATGACAGACTTCTTCCGCAGCG TGTTTTGGAACAGCATAAATTGACAAAAGAGCAGTGGGAAGAAAGAATACAAAACTGGCATGAAGAACACAGAGGGATGTTAAG GGAAGATTCTATGATGGAGTACCTCAAAATTGCACAAGATTTGGAAATGTATGGAGTCaactattttgaaataaagaacaaaaagggaACTGAATTATGGCTTGGTGTCGATGCTTTGGGTTTAAATATTTATGAACATGATGATAA GTTGACTCCCAAGATCGGCTTTCCTTGGAGTGAAATCAGAAATATTTCATTTAATGACAAAAAGTTTGTGATAAAACCCATTGACAAAAAGGCCCCT GATTTTGTGTTTTATGCACCACGTCTAAGAATTAATAAACGGATATTGGCACTGTGTATGGGAAATCACGAGCTGTACATGAGGAGGAGAAAGCCAGATACAATTGAAGTTCAACAGATGAAGGCCCAGGCTAGGGAAGAAAAAcaccaaaaacagatggagag GGCACAACTAGAAaatgagaaaaggaaaagggaaatagcagaaaaagagaaggaaagaatagAGCGTGAAAAGGAAGAGTTGATGGAACGGCTAAGACAAATTGAAGAACAGACGATGAAGGCCCAAAAAG aattggaagagCAGACAAGAAGAGCCCTAGAGCTGGATcaggaaaggaagaaagcaaaagAGGAAGCGGAGCGCCTGGAAAAGGATCGGAGAGCTGCAGAAGAGGCAAAAGCTGCTCTGGCGAAACAGGCTGCTGACCAAATGAAAAATCAGGAGCAGCTG GCGGCAGAACTTGCGGAATTCACAGCTAAGATTGCACTTTTGGAGGAggccaagaagaagaaagaagaagaagcttcagAATGGCAGCACaaa GCCTTTGCAGCCCAAGAAGATCTGGAAAAGACCAAAGAAGAGCTGAAGACTGTGATGTCTGCTCCTCCTCCGCCacctcctccgcctccccctGTAATTCCTCCCACAGAAAATGAACATGATGAACAGGATGAGAATAATGCAGAGGCCAGTGCTGAATTGGCTTCTGATGGCGTTGTGAATCACAGGAGCGAGGAAGAGCGTGTAACAGAAACGCAGAAGAATGAACGTGTAAAGAAACAGCTCCAG GCCCTGAGTTCTGAGCTGGCCCAAGCCAGAGACGACACCAAGAAGACCCAGAACGATGTCCTTCATGCAGAGAACGTTAAAGCCGGCCGCGATAAATACAAGACTCTTCGACAGATCCGGCAAGGCAATACGAAGCAGCGCATTGATGAATTTGAAGCAATGTGA
- the RDX gene encoding radixin isoform X3, translated as MQSWSLPSSPTQQENSFLISVLEQHKLTKEQWEERIQNWHEEHRGMLREDSMMEYLKIAQDLEMYGVNYFEIKNKKGTELWLGVDALGLNIYEHDDKLTPKIGFPWSEIRNISFNDKKFVIKPIDKKAPDFVFYAPRLRINKRILALCMGNHELYMRRRKPDTIEVQQMKAQAREEKHQKQMERAQLENEKRKREIAEKEKERIEREKEELMERLRQIEEQTMKAQKELEEQTRRALELDQERKKAKEEAERLEKDRRAAEEAKAALAKQAADQMKNQEQLAAELAEFTAKIALLEEAKKKKEEEASEWQHKAFAAQEDLEKTKEELKTVMSAPPPPPPPPPPVIPPTENEHDEQDENNAEASAELASDGVVNHRSEEERVTETQKNERVKKQLQALSSELAQARDDTKKTQNDVLHAENVKAGRDKYKTLRQIRQGNTKQRIDEFEAM; from the exons ATGCAGAGCTGGAGTTTGCCATCCAGCCCAACACAACAGGAAAACAGCTTTTTGATCAG TGTTTTGGAACAGCATAAATTGACAAAAGAGCAGTGGGAAGAAAGAATACAAAACTGGCATGAAGAACACAGAGGGATGTTAAG GGAAGATTCTATGATGGAGTACCTCAAAATTGCACAAGATTTGGAAATGTATGGAGTCaactattttgaaataaagaacaaaaagggaACTGAATTATGGCTTGGTGTCGATGCTTTGGGTTTAAATATTTATGAACATGATGATAA GTTGACTCCCAAGATCGGCTTTCCTTGGAGTGAAATCAGAAATATTTCATTTAATGACAAAAAGTTTGTGATAAAACCCATTGACAAAAAGGCCCCT GATTTTGTGTTTTATGCACCACGTCTAAGAATTAATAAACGGATATTGGCACTGTGTATGGGAAATCACGAGCTGTACATGAGGAGGAGAAAGCCAGATACAATTGAAGTTCAACAGATGAAGGCCCAGGCTAGGGAAGAAAAAcaccaaaaacagatggagag GGCACAACTAGAAaatgagaaaaggaaaagggaaatagcagaaaaagagaaggaaagaatagAGCGTGAAAAGGAAGAGTTGATGGAACGGCTAAGACAAATTGAAGAACAGACGATGAAGGCCCAAAAAG aattggaagagCAGACAAGAAGAGCCCTAGAGCTGGATcaggaaaggaagaaagcaaaagAGGAAGCGGAGCGCCTGGAAAAGGATCGGAGAGCTGCAGAAGAGGCAAAAGCTGCTCTGGCGAAACAGGCTGCTGACCAAATGAAAAATCAGGAGCAGCTG GCGGCAGAACTTGCGGAATTCACAGCTAAGATTGCACTTTTGGAGGAggccaagaagaagaaagaagaagaagcttcagAATGGCAGCACaaa GCCTTTGCAGCCCAAGAAGATCTGGAAAAGACCAAAGAAGAGCTGAAGACTGTGATGTCTGCTCCTCCTCCGCCacctcctccgcctccccctGTAATTCCTCCCACAGAAAATGAACATGATGAACAGGATGAGAATAATGCAGAGGCCAGTGCTGAATTGGCTTCTGATGGCGTTGTGAATCACAGGAGCGAGGAAGAGCGTGTAACAGAAACGCAGAAGAATGAACGTGTAAAGAAACAGCTCCAG GCCCTGAGTTCTGAGCTGGCCCAAGCCAGAGACGACACCAAGAAGACCCAGAACGATGTCCTTCATGCAGAGAACGTTAAAGCCGGCCGCGATAAATACAAGACTCTTCGACAGATCCGGCAAGGCAATACGAAGCAGCGCATTGATGAATTTGAAGCAATGTGA
- the RDX gene encoding radixin isoform X2 has translation MVTQQDVRKENPLQFKFRAKFFPEDVSEELIQEITQRLFFLQVKEAILNDEIYCPPETAVLLASYAVQAKYGDYNKEIHKLGYLANDRLLPQRVLEQHKLTKEQWEERIQNWHEEHRGMLREDSMMEYLKIAQDLEMYGVNYFEIKNKKGTELWLGVDALGLNIYEHDDKLTPKIGFPWSEIRNISFNDKKFVIKPIDKKAPDFVFYAPRLRINKRILALCMGNHELYMRRRKPDTIEVQQMKAQAREEKHQKQMERAQLENEKRKREIAEKEKERIEREKEELMERLRQIEEQTMKAQKELEEQTRRALELDQERKKAKEEAERLEKDRRAAEEAKAALAKQAADQMKNQEQLAAELAEFTAKIALLEEAKKKKEEEASEWQHKAFAAQEDLEKTKEELKTVMSAPPPPPPPPPPVIPPTENEHDEQDENNAEASAELASDGVVNHRSEEERVTETQKNERVKKQLQALSSELAQARDDTKKTQNDVLHAENVKAGRDKYKTLRQIRQGNTKQRIDEFEAM, from the exons ATG GTAACACAGCAAGATGTAAGGAAAGAAAATCCTCTTCAGTTCAAATTCAGGGCAAAGTTTTTTCCTGAGGATGTGTCTGAAGAGTTGATTcaagaaataacccagagactgTTTTTTCTGCAAGTAAAAGAAGCCATTTTAAATGATGAAATCTATTGTCCTCCTGAAACTGCTGTTCTGCTAGCTTCTTATGCTGTTCAAGCCAAGTATGGAGATTACAATAAAGAGATACATAAGCTAGGATATTTGGCCAATGACAGACTTCTTCCGCAGCG TGTTTTGGAACAGCATAAATTGACAAAAGAGCAGTGGGAAGAAAGAATACAAAACTGGCATGAAGAACACAGAGGGATGTTAAG GGAAGATTCTATGATGGAGTACCTCAAAATTGCACAAGATTTGGAAATGTATGGAGTCaactattttgaaataaagaacaaaaagggaACTGAATTATGGCTTGGTGTCGATGCTTTGGGTTTAAATATTTATGAACATGATGATAA GTTGACTCCCAAGATCGGCTTTCCTTGGAGTGAAATCAGAAATATTTCATTTAATGACAAAAAGTTTGTGATAAAACCCATTGACAAAAAGGCCCCT GATTTTGTGTTTTATGCACCACGTCTAAGAATTAATAAACGGATATTGGCACTGTGTATGGGAAATCACGAGCTGTACATGAGGAGGAGAAAGCCAGATACAATTGAAGTTCAACAGATGAAGGCCCAGGCTAGGGAAGAAAAAcaccaaaaacagatggagag GGCACAACTAGAAaatgagaaaaggaaaagggaaatagcagaaaaagagaaggaaagaatagAGCGTGAAAAGGAAGAGTTGATGGAACGGCTAAGACAAATTGAAGAACAGACGATGAAGGCCCAAAAAG aattggaagagCAGACAAGAAGAGCCCTAGAGCTGGATcaggaaaggaagaaagcaaaagAGGAAGCGGAGCGCCTGGAAAAGGATCGGAGAGCTGCAGAAGAGGCAAAAGCTGCTCTGGCGAAACAGGCTGCTGACCAAATGAAAAATCAGGAGCAGCTG GCGGCAGAACTTGCGGAATTCACAGCTAAGATTGCACTTTTGGAGGAggccaagaagaagaaagaagaagaagcttcagAATGGCAGCACaaa GCCTTTGCAGCCCAAGAAGATCTGGAAAAGACCAAAGAAGAGCTGAAGACTGTGATGTCTGCTCCTCCTCCGCCacctcctccgcctccccctGTAATTCCTCCCACAGAAAATGAACATGATGAACAGGATGAGAATAATGCAGAGGCCAGTGCTGAATTGGCTTCTGATGGCGTTGTGAATCACAGGAGCGAGGAAGAGCGTGTAACAGAAACGCAGAAGAATGAACGTGTAAAGAAACAGCTCCAG GCCCTGAGTTCTGAGCTGGCCCAAGCCAGAGACGACACCAAGAAGACCCAGAACGATGTCCTTCATGCAGAGAACGTTAAAGCCGGCCGCGATAAATACAAGACTCTTCGACAGATCCGGCAAGGCAATACGAAGCAGCGCATTGATGAATTTGAAGCAATGTGA